In one window of Methanoculleus chikugoensis DNA:
- a CDS encoding redox-regulated ATPase YchF, producing the protein MITLAIAGKPNCGKSTFFRAATLAQAEIANYPFTTIDANHGVAYVRTACPCREMQVPCENCRDGVRFIPVGLIDVAGLVPEAHLGRGLGNQFLDNLRQADAVIQVVDASGSTDAEGNPIDIGSRDPIKDIEFLQYEMSMWMYGILSRNWAKLLRQAQARDFSLAAAIAEVFAGLGITYEHVRDATGAVGIELRTAGEEDLIRFCRELMAISKPMLIVGNKADLAPEGCLERLAKHDVIFASAAGELALRMAAEGKFVRYLPGDRNFIENPGANLSAAQRAGLAKVAEFMQKFDGTGVQKALDAAVFTLLDRIVVFPVEDEHKLTDGKGRVLPDAFLMKRGSTSRDLAYQVHTDIGEGFLYAIDAKTGMRIKDTQELKNGDIIKIVSVRK; encoded by the coding sequence ATGATCACACTGGCCATTGCAGGAAAACCAAACTGTGGGAAATCGACGTTTTTCAGGGCAGCGACCCTTGCCCAGGCGGAGATCGCCAATTATCCGTTCACGACCATCGACGCAAACCACGGCGTCGCGTACGTCCGGACAGCCTGCCCGTGCCGGGAGATGCAGGTTCCATGCGAGAACTGCCGGGACGGGGTCAGGTTCATCCCGGTCGGGCTGATCGACGTGGCGGGCCTCGTCCCCGAGGCGCACCTCGGGCGGGGGCTCGGCAACCAGTTCCTCGACAACCTCCGGCAGGCGGACGCCGTCATCCAGGTCGTCGATGCCAGCGGGTCGACGGATGCCGAAGGGAACCCGATCGATATCGGTTCGCGCGACCCCATAAAGGATATCGAGTTTCTCCAGTACGAGATGTCGATGTGGATGTACGGCATCCTCTCGCGTAACTGGGCGAAACTCCTGCGGCAGGCTCAGGCGAGGGACTTCTCCCTCGCGGCGGCGATTGCCGAGGTCTTTGCTGGTCTCGGGATCACCTACGAGCACGTCCGCGACGCTACCGGGGCGGTCGGGATCGAACTCCGGACGGCGGGGGAAGAAGACCTGATCCGGTTCTGCCGTGAGTTGATGGCGATCAGCAAACCGATGCTGATCGTCGGGAACAAGGCCGACCTGGCGCCGGAGGGGTGCCTTGAGCGGCTTGCGAAGCACGACGTCATTTTTGCGAGCGCGGCAGGCGAGCTTGCGCTCCGGATGGCCGCGGAGGGGAAGTTCGTCCGCTACCTCCCCGGCGACCGGAACTTCATCGAGAACCCCGGGGCGAACCTCAGCGCCGCGCAGCGTGCCGGGCTCGCGAAGGTCGCGGAGTTCATGCAGAAGTTCGACGGCACCGGCGTTCAGAAGGCGCTGGACGCCGCGGTCTTCACCCTCCTCGACCGGATCGTCGTCTTCCCGGTCGAGGACGAGCATAAACTCACCGACGGCAAGGGCAGGGTTCTCCCCGACGCGTTCCTCATGAAGCGCGGGTCGACCTCCCGCGACCTCGCCTACCAGGTTCACACCGATATCGGCGAGGGGTTCCTGTACGCCATCGACGCAAAGACCGGGATGCGGATCAAGGATACTCAGGAACTGAAGAACGGCGACATCATCAAGATCGTCAGCGTCCGGAAGTGA
- a CDS encoding pyruvate kinase alpha/beta domain-containing protein has product MGFVTRNTYYFDAPGGENTRDAARFAVERARELGVKKIVVASSSGRTALAFRDAMAGTDLELIVVTHAVGFSKPGEWEFSPEAAGTLRAEGAKIVTGTHALSGLERAISRSPKLGGSSRTEAIAEALRRTVAVGLKVAVECVLIAADQGAVGVDEEVVAVGGTATGADTVCVIRPAHTATFFDLQVREIVAMPRNR; this is encoded by the coding sequence ATGGGCTTCGTAACCCGGAATACCTACTACTTCGATGCGCCGGGTGGAGAGAACACTCGCGACGCCGCCCGGTTCGCCGTCGAGCGGGCGCGGGAACTCGGCGTCAAAAAGATCGTTGTCGCGAGCAGCAGCGGCCGGACGGCGCTTGCCTTCCGGGATGCAATGGCGGGAACGGACCTCGAACTGATCGTCGTCACCCACGCGGTCGGGTTCTCAAAGCCCGGCGAGTGGGAGTTCTCGCCGGAGGCAGCCGGGACTCTCCGGGCGGAGGGCGCGAAGATCGTCACCGGCACGCACGCGCTCTCCGGGCTCGAGCGCGCGATATCCCGCTCGCCGAAACTCGGCGGGAGTTCCCGCACGGAAGCAATCGCCGAGGCATTGCGGCGGACTGTCGCGGTCGGCCTGAAGGTCGCGGTGGAGTGCGTCCTCATCGCGGCGGATCAGGGAGCGGTCGGCGTCGATGAAGAGGTGGTCGCGGTCGGAGGCACTGCGACCGGCGCCGATACCGTCTGCGTCATCCGTCCCGCGCATACCGCAACGTTCTTCGACCTGCAGGTGCGCGAGATCGTCGCCATGCCGAGGAACCGGTGA